Proteins encoded by one window of Lates calcarifer isolate ASB-BC8 linkage group LG7_1, TLL_Latcal_v3, whole genome shotgun sequence:
- the hivep2a gene encoding transcription factor HIVEP2a gives MEARESAAAGQKCSLNSDPVKEKAPLQRKWASEPSATTKRSTFADPEAKHRESLPCGATGGSAPQQKYAITGNSGKLLSGPSAVGAIGGPPSQDPQGPFAQGFPRGYSYQLGQPYPQHPQTERFLSGAKPQPGLEPHAWPFAGQLPSDDLYPVGHPGHTHPHGGGAGRFPRQKSPSLPSSFGQYSQSGPEPGEEGYSKKEQKPKKPGKYICHYCGRACAKPSVLKKHIRSHTGERPYPCVPCGFSFKTKSNLYKHRKSHAHAIKAGLVPFSELAVARSGDLDQASPVGEAEVHSDGEQSTDTDEEGVEGSTMLTDKDSPIPQISFEADKNTGGVEPAYADSAEELPVGPMKVPILIVPKPGGVPSTGMECPPFQDIKGSHHMLASQAGARAHSLDDSPTIKQRLALRLNEKKGHDTDSAMSQSLNLLSPHSKGSTDSGYFSRSESAEQQISPPNTNVKTYEEIMFGRTWYYRPNSRSRQSITVGMAGADPGSLASLKQSGAILDMGKIAEDRICFGGDVGISGDPKHYPTGPCQSSTGLLEPPSDSGPLIRSNSMPTSSPPNLSVPPGIRGSHSFDEMMTSDDVFYPQGLRRLRRQAAFEHSANEAHGGEAEGYGHMPKNLASSLGMKISEHSPGLPEHIAYSPYGTKVSTTETTTRKRRKEKSVGDEEDSPGHCDSSCSGSVEMIGDYEFKQSSFDGSRATPTGKGSLHSAHSQSDSFDTCASMCSEDIALFPDSEGRKAAGNVISVIQHTNSLSRPNSFEKSESFEQPGYQPSDKGPPSQYSEQSDTEIFEDALSPESALLRTESMEQQLQSDSDLASLSSSSAAASPGQPYHIPHKLVRQPNIQVPEIRVTEEPDKPEKDTEAPMTKEPEKQQQHVEEFQLPQRSDTLSQMPSEKLPPKKKRLRLTDMEHSSGESSFESTCTSLSRSPSQESNLSHSSSFSMSFDRDEGLKSVSPTKQDDSSASGGGAKQSEFLTVPGSGHSSHHQQREMRRSSSEQAPCTLPTELPEMRSKSFDYGSLSSSRQGELYSSASAMKERRRGYLVRQASLSVYPEAVTQEPGGSEMSIKQESLEHGAWPGPTGSPHSSSDVASRTKRVGSSTGGIGSHQHQHHQHLLQQSISEDSLQDEPLYGRSQQHRLQTQGSSSEGEHPGHEVMNKDVIQQYQSGPPYLSFQQPGLFWSQEAGQTTRQQLTQQQLQKLHIRSPGALPGNPPHKQQPLHSLQQIHDQQPHDGKSENLSSQMYPASFSSRTSPLSQQHQSFGSLSSKLSLPSSTNASMLLQQIQPVFATQNLGSQASLPGMLVPVRIQTNVPSFGSVMYTSVSQLIATHGSAAQGVGLARPGGADSSNMSPPVGVASISKPPGGIGGGISGTGFNLSHFLGQTDSTVLRYPLWKVPDSLPEQRLNTGIPLSLTSGTISTTDASGSGIGGSKRMLSPASSLELFIETKQQKRVKEERMYGQIVKEMSAVELSGTESSNKPEKGHGRGQRPRLKSEGSMDDSERMSSSPPLSDFPVATKIAIPVRSSAPHLPDVPRAESFTPPLQIVTDRSPVSGGRDSPEELDVDDSAPEPNFSPQSMVSSNDAEDTDKTKQPAPGKVNMLVQLAANQSAGLSGTVGQTLLLTDVADVQQFFQFPSLRTMSRVSWCFLKYTKPNSIQAALRSSVYSSWCVNSYNPNPLNLSTKAALALLRSKQRRNTDSMYTTAAMSPPSSGKLVSSVAWKLRFDQLKPELMPVDVSNFGRKMKGVVSWDRSKEEQIEKEVSVKQPATEPTRIKIFEGGYKSNEDYVYVRGRGRGKYICEECGIRCKKPSMLKKHIRTHTDVRPYVCKFCNFAFKTKGNLTKHMKSKAHMKKCLELGVSMSSVEDTEADEGDVGDEGQRSSEKISRGAMAEHQFSDADDSEGGEEDGDEVEDEDDEEDDYDGDSTPKTRSRSTSPQPYGLPSMSITAVAASHPSPHLSQHSASDLLGNTNKPPLFGYFTTVPSIQITPQAPPSDPAGRERCQEYQRGLQRTPGSRLLVPPSSSSMDEDLSVPSPDLSSPSSRLSSPGLDHSGCPSPISPSSSPSARRYLSPRRDLSPRAGHLSPRRDISPLRHISPKRDLGAAGGYRRDLSPRRGHLSLLSPLSRPTSPGGRDYKRDLSPRGRHRGMIRPLSPRRGLHQHLHHQSQQSGARGLRPSHQTGAMGQGEFGALGRRRTSTEMETEHRPGSPSPGEQDQASSHGNQSSPPHQVLFSHLPLHSQLQVRSPYPMIPIGGIQMVHSVPTSVSTPLGQQGAQQAASRLALQKSTSEESTASEAASPHFTSFIERGGRGEWGVRESSSSPHPSSQEREAGGVRQEQEEGIQTCTKAIASLCIDSEDPAERGGGGGGGGGGGGGRGDEGKDGGRAPSSSSSPSALSPDSQQQQPHRSPSISMSPPSPHPSPSPPGIQHFSGLELRPPHPSMPSSPHSSSSPSPAASSSPHPPSPGSDTLQPPTAPRPLKLERDREAESTKRSKDVS, from the exons ATGGAGGCTCGTGAATCAGCTGCCGCTGGGCAGAAATGCTCACTTAATAGTGACCCAGTGAAGGAGAAGGCGCCGCTGCAGAGAAAGTGGGCATCTGAGCCCTCTGCCACCACCAAACGAAGCACTTTTGCTGACCCAGAGGCAAAACACCGCGAGAGCTTGCCGTGCGGTGCCACCGGGGGATCAGCACCTCAGCAGAAGTACGCAATCACAGGGAATTCTGGAAAGCTGCTATCTGGACCCTCTGCAGTCGGGGCCATAGGAGGCCCGCCATCTCAAGACCCCCAAGGGCCTTTCGCTCAGGGGTTCCCAAGGGGATACTCCTACCAGCTGGGCCAGCCATACCCTCAGCACCCCCAAACTGAACGTTTCCTCTCAGGAGCCAAACCACAGCCAGGCCTAGAGCCTCACGCCTGGCCATTTGCCGGCCAGTTGCCCTCAGATGACTTATACCCTGTAGGACACCCGGGACATACTCACCCTCATGGGGGTGGGGCAGGGAGGTTTCCCCGACAGAAATCTCCCAGTTTACCCAGCTCCTTTGGACAGTATTCTCAGTCAGGCCCCGAGCCTGGAGAGGAAGGCTACAGCAAAAAAGAGCAGAAGCCGAAAAAGCCCGGTAAGTACATCTGTCACTACTGCGGACGAGCCTGCGCCAAGCCCAGCGTCCTGAAGAAGCACATCCGTTCACACACCGGGGAAAGGCCATATCCTTGTGTGCCCTGTGGCTTTTCCTTCAAAACCAAGAGCAACCTTTACAAGCATCGCAAGTCCCACGCTCACGCCATCAAGGCTGGACTCGTACCATTTTCAGAGCTAGCTGTGGCCCGCAGTGGGGACTTGGACCAGGCATCACCCGTGGGTGAGGCTGAGGTCCACTCAGACGGAGAGCAGAGCACCGACACAGATGAGGAAGGTGTGGAGGGCTCCACCATGCTGACGGACAAAGACAGCCCCATCCCGCAGATCTCCTTTGAAGCTGACAAGAATACAG GTGGTGTGGAACCAGCATATGCAGATTCAGCTGAAGAGCTGCCTGTGGGACCCATGAAAGTGCCTATCCTTATCGTCCCCAAGCCTGGGGGAGTCCCCTCCACAGGGATGGAGTGCCCACCCTTTCAGGACATAAAGGGGTCTCATCACATGTTGGCATCGCAGGCTGGCGCCAGAGCGCATTCACTGGACGACTCGCCCACCATCAAACAGCGTTTGGCCCTGAGGCTGAATGAGAAAAAAGGCCACGACACTGACTCTGCCATGTCCCAGTCCCTGAACCTCCTCAGTCCTCACAGTAAAGGCAGCACAGACTCTGGCTACTTTTCACGCTCCGAGAGTGCGGAGCAGCAGATCAGCCCTCCGAATACTAATGTCAAGACGTACGAAGAGATTATGTTTGGTCGGACTTGGTACTACCGACCCAACTCCAGATCCAGACAGTCTATCACAGTGGGCATGGCGGGGGCAGACCCAGGCAGCCTGGCTAGCTTAAAGCAATCAGGTGCTATTCTGGACATGGGGAAGATAGCTGAGGATCGTATCTGTTTCGGAGGGGATGTAGGAATCTCTGGGGATCCTAAGCACTATCCAACAGGACCCTGTCAGAGCAGCACAGGGCTTCTGGAGCCTCCATCAGATTCTGGGCCCCTGATTAGGAGTAACTCCATGCCAACCTCCTCCCCTCCTAACCTCAGCGTGCCCCCGGGGATTCGGGGCAGCCACTCCTTTGATGAGATGATGACGTCGGACGATGTGTTTTACCCACAAGGGCTTCGCAGACTCAGAAGACAGGCTGCGTTTGAACATTCAGCCAATGAAGCCCATGGAGGAGAGGCTGAGGGCTATGGACACATGCCTAAGAATTTAGCTTCATCTCTGGGTATGAAGATCAGCGAGCACAGCCCAGGACTCCCAGAGCACATTGCCTACAGCCCATACGGTACTAAAGTTAGCACGACAGAAACAACcacaagaaaaaggaggaaagagaagagtgTTGGGGATGAGGAGGACAGCCCTGGacactgtgacagcagctgcagtggttCAGTGGAGATGATAGGGGACTATGAGTTTAAACAAAGTAGTTTTGATGGGTCGAGAGCCACCCCAACAGGGAAGGGCTCTCTTCATAGCGCTCACAGCCAGTCTGACAGCTTTGACACCTGTGCCAGCATGTGCTCTGAGGACATTGCATTGTTTCCTGACTCTGAGGGCAGGAAGGCAGCTGGTAATGTCATATCAGTCATCCAACACACCAACTCCCTCAGCCGGCCAAATTCCTTTGAGAAGTCAGAGTCCTTTGAGCAGCCAGGATATCAGCCTTCAGATAAAGGTCCACCTAGCCAGTACTCTGAGCAGTCCGACACCGAGATCTTTGAAGATGCTCTGAGTCCTGAATCTGCCCTGCTGAGGACAGAGAGcatggagcagcagctgcagagtgacAGCGACCTTGCCTCGCTTTCGTCTTCGTCAGCTGCAGCCTCACCGGGCCAGCCTTACCACATCCCACACAAGCTAGTCCGACAACCCAACATCCAGGTTCCTGAGATCAGGGTGACGGAGGAGCCAGACAAACCTGAGAAAGATACAGAAGCTCCGATGACCAAGGAgccagagaagcagcagcagcatgtcgAGGAGTTTCAGCTGCCACAGAGGAGCGACACGCTCTCCCAGATGCCATCGGAAAAACTCCCGCCCAAGAAGAAGAGGCTGCGTCTTACGGACATGGAGCACTCGTCCGGGGAATCGAGCTTTGAGTCAACCTGCACCAGCCTTTCTCGCAGTCCCAGTCAGGAGAGCAACCTGTCccactcctcttccttctccatGTCCTTCGACAGAGATGAAGGCCTCAAGTCTGTCTCTCCCACCAAACAG GATGACTCGTCAGCCTCCGGTGGTGGAGCTAAACAGTCGGAGTTCCTGACGGTGCCTGGCAGTGGTCATTCCAGCCACcaccagcagagagagatgaggaggtcTTCATCGGAGCAGGCACCGTGCACGCTGCCCACAGAGTTGCCTGAAATGCGCAGCAAATCCTTCGACTATGGAAGCTTGTCCTCGTCTAGACAGGGAGAGCTGTACTCCAGTGCCTCTGCGATGAAGGAACGCCGGCGTGGATATCTTGTCCGACAG GCTTCACTGAGTGTTTATCCAGAGGCCGTCACTCAGGAACCAGGGGGCTCTGAGATGTCAATCAAGCAGGAGAGTTTGGAACATGGGGCATGGCCTGGACCGACAGGATCCCCCCACAGCAGCAGCGATGTAGCCAGCAGAACCAAGAGAGTTGGCAGTAGCACGGGTG GTATAGGATCTCACCaacaccagcaccaccagcatCTCCTTCAGCAGAGTATAAGTGAGGACAGCCTGCAGGATGAACCACTCTATGGCAG GTCGCAGCAGCATCGTCTGCAGACCCAGGGCTCATCATCTGAGGGAGAACATCCAGGTCATGAGGTCATGAACAAGGACGTAATCCAGCAATACCAGAGCGGTCCCCCCTACCTTTCTTTCCAGCAGCCAGGTCTCTTCTGGAGTCAGGAGGCCGGACAGACGACCAGGCAGCAGCTGACCCAGCAGCAACTCCAGAAACTCCACATCAGGTCGCCAGGCGCCCTGCCCGGAAACCCgccacacaaacagcagccactCCACTCCCTGCAGCAAATCCATGATCAACAGCCACATGATGGAAAATCAGAAAATCTGAGCTCTCAGATGTACCCTGCCTCTTTCTCGTCTCGCACCTCCCCTCTGTCCCAGCAGCATCAAAGCTTtggctctctctcctccaaGCTCTCCTTGCCCAGCTCCACCAACGCCTCCATGCTTCTGCAGCAGATCCAACCCGTCTTTGCCACCCAGAACCTGGGATCCCAAGCCTCTCTGCCTGGTATGCTGGTTCCTGTGCGGATCCAAACCAATGTGCCATCATTTGGTAGTGTTATGTACACCAGTGTTAGTCAGCTGATAGCTACCCATGGCAGTGCAGCACAGGGGGTAGGCTTAGCAAGGCCGGGCGGTGCTGACAGCAGCAACATGTCTCCTCCGGTTGGTGTTGCGAGCATCAGCAAACCACCTGGAGGAATCGGAGGAGGCATAAGTGGAACAGGTTTCAACCTCTCACACTTCCTGGGACAAACCGATAGCACGGTGCTGCGCTACCCGCTGTGGAAGGTTCCAGATTCACTGCCAGAGCAACGCCTGAACACAGGGATCCCATTGTCACTAACGTCGGGCACCATATCCACCACAGATGCCTCGGGGTCTGGCATCGGCGGCAGCAAGCGCATGCTCTCCCCCGCCAGCTCTCTGGAGCTCTTCATCGAGACTAAGCAGCAGAAaagagtgaaggaggagaggatgtATGGACAGATTGTTAAGGAGATGAGCGCCGTGGAGCTGAGTGGAACTGAGAGCAGTAACAAGCCTGAGAAGGGACATGGCCGAGGTCAGCGTCCCCGTCTGAAGAGCGAAGGCTCCATGGATGATTCTGAAAGGATGTCCTCTTCTCCACCGCTAAGCGACTTCCCTGTTGCCACTAAGATTGCCATTCCTGTCCGTTCCTCTGCCCCCCACCTCCCTGATGTACCCCGGGCGGAGAGCTTCACCCCTCCTCTCCAGATTGTCACAGACCGTTCGCCGGTTTCAGGTGGACGGGACTCACCAGAGGAGCTAGACGTGGACGATTCAGCTCCAGAGCCCAACTTTAGCCCCCAGTCTATGGTCTCCTCTAACGACGCAGAAGATactgacaaaacaaagcagcctGCACCCGGTAAAGTCAACATGCTGGTTCAGCTCGCTGCTAACCAGAGCGCAGGATTATCCGGGACAGTGGGCCAGACTCTGCTGCTCACGGATGTGGCTGATGTTCAGCAGTTTTTCCAGTTCCCTAGCTTGCGCACCATGAGCAGAGTCAGCTGGTGTTTCCTGAAATACACCAAACCCAACAGCATCCAGGCTGCTTTGCGAAGCTCCGTCTACAGTTCATGGTGTGTTAACTCATACAATCCCAATCCTCTGAACCTCAGCACCAAGGCTGCGCTGGCTCTGCTGAGGTccaaacagaggagaaacacCGACTCGATGTACACAACAGCAGCCATGTCACCGCCCAGCTCTGGAAAACTGGTGTCATCTGTGGCCTGGAAGCTGAGGTTTGATCAG TTGAAACCGGAGCTGATGCCTGTTGATGTCAGTAACTTCGGGAGGAAGATGAAGGGAGTCGTGTCGTGGGACCGCTCGAAGGAGGAGCAGATAGAGAAGGAGGTCTCGGTCAAGCAGCCCGCCACTGAGCCGACCCGCATCAAGATCTTCGAAGGCGG GTACAAATCCAACGAGGACTACGTTTACGTTCGCGGCCGCGGTCGAGGGAAATACATCTGCGAGGAATGCGGCATCCGCTGTAAGAAACCCAGCATGCTGAAGAAACACATCCGAACACACACCGACGTCCGGCCATATGTCTGCAAGTTCTGCAACTTTGCCTTCAAGACGAAAG gaaACCTGACAAAGCACATGAAGTCTAAGGCTCATATGAAAAAGTGTCTGGAGTTGGGAGTCTCCATGTCTTCGGTTGAGGACACCGAGGCGGACGAAGGAG ATGTCGGAGatgaaggtcagaggtcgtcGGAGAAGATTTCCAGAGGTGCGATGGCCGAGCATCAGTTCTCAGATGCAGACGACTCAGAGGGTGGCGAGGAAGACGGCGACGAGGTGGAGGACGAAGACGACGAAGAGGACGACTACGATGGCGACTCCACTCCAAAGACTCGTTCGCGCTCCACCAGCCCGCAGCCTTACGGCCTGCCCTCCATGTCCATCACGGCTGTGGCCGCCTCCCAcccctctcctcacctgtctcagCATTCTGCGTCCGACCTCTTGGGAAACACCAACAAGCCTCCGCTGTTCGGCTACTTCACCACCGTGCCGAGCATCCAGATCACGCCGCAGGCTCCGCCCAGCGACCCGGCGGGGAGGGAGCGATGTCAGGAGTACCAGCGAGGCCTGCAGAGGACGCCAGGTAGCAGGCTGCTGgtcccaccctcctcctcctccatggaTGAAGACCTCTCCGTCCCCTCCCCAgacctctcctccccctcctcccgcCTGTCCTCACCCGGGCTGGACCACTCCGGCTGCCCTTCCCCcatctccccttcctcctcGCCCTCGGCCCGTCGGTACCTTTCCCCACGTCGCGACCTCTCGCCCCGTGCCGGACACCTCTCGCCCCGGCGGGACATCTCCCCTCTGCGTCACATCTCCCCCAAGAGAGACCTGGGGGCGGCGGGGGGATACCGGCGAGACCTGTCCCCCAGGAGGGGGCACCTGTCGctgctctcccctctctctcgaCCCACGTCTCCGGGAGGAAGAGACTACAAGAGAGACCTCTCACCACGAGGGCGCCACAGGGGGATGATCCGGCCTCTGTCTCCCCGCCGAGGGCTGCACCAACACCTCCACCACCAAAG CCAGCAGAGCGGAGCGAGGGGCTTGAGGCCGAGTCATCAGACCGGGGCGATGGGTCAGGGAGAGTTCGGCGCTCTGGGACGTCGCAGAACCAGCACAGAAATGGAGACG GAACATCGTCCAGGTTCACCGTCACCAGGGGAACAGGACCAGGCCAGTAGCCATGGTAACCAGTCCAGCCCACCTCACCAAGTCCTGTTCAGTCACCTTCCTCTCCATTCTCAACTCCAG GTGCGCTCTCCCTACCCGATGATCCCCATCGGAGGGATCCAAATGGTACACTCCGTCCCCACGTCCGTCTCCACCCCTCTGGGCCAGCAGGGGGCGCAGCAGGCCGCGTCCCGCCTGGCGCTGCAGAAGAGCACGTCAGAGGAGTCGACCGCCAGCGAGGCCGCCTCCCCGCACTTCACCTCCTTCATCGAGAGGGGAGGACGAGGGGAGTGGGGAGTGAGGGAGTCGTCATCGTCGCCTCACCCCTCCTCGCAGGAGAGGGAGGCGGGGGGAGtgaggcaggagcaggaggagggcaTCCAGACCTGCACCAAGGCCATCGCCTCGCTCTGCATCGACTCCGAGGATCCTgccgagagaggaggaggaggaggaggaggaggaggaggaggaggaggcagaggggatGAGGGGAAAGATGGAGGCCGAGCTccgtcgtcctcctcctccccctccgcTCTGTCCCCCGActcccaacaacaacaaccgcACCGCTCGCCATCCATCTCCATGTCGCCGCCATCTCCTCACCCCTCGCCATCCCCCCCTGGGATTCAGCACTTTAGCGGCCTGGAGCTCAGGCCTCCCCACCCCTCCATGCCTTCCtcccctcactcctcctcctccccttctcccgccgcctcctcctctcctcaccctcccaGCCCCGGATCTGACACCCTCCAGCCTCCGACAGCACCCAGACCTCTCaagctggagagagacagggaggcagAAAGCACAAAGAGGAGCAAAGACGTGTCGtag